In the Ptychodera flava strain L36383 unplaced genomic scaffold, AS_Pfla_20210202 Scaffold_29__1_contigs__length_4469600_pilon, whole genome shotgun sequence genome, one interval contains:
- the LOC139127106 gene encoding uncharacterized protein, with protein sequence MANALSEALLASTSWNTASDDLTSQPTRTLVKDFCENTLKSDEVSKLYCTVLDVEVSEDQKKDAESVGVTLIPATRSKWSDPVEDQPSPTWLLNHDKYYPGLKELKHIKHVVSFSSKTKNAAAAIHESLFPQAEFHQLSPPEPNGVLFTFDVWSKDACGLAGYHRAIIQDFCLRKGRTGELLKAFSTVLDVKLTEDQKKDAEKCGVTLIPAQKEKIGTKKKDFQMSTGY encoded by the coding sequence ATGGCAAACGCTCTCTCTGAAGCATTACTTGCATCAACATCATGGAATACAGCATCAGATGACCTGACATCACAACCAACAAGAACACTGGTCAAAGATTTCTGTGAAAACACACTTAAGTCTGATGAAGTTTCtaaactgtactgtactgtcCTTGATGTTGAAGTCAGTGAAGACCAGAAGAAAGATGCAGAGAGTGTTGGAGTTACTTTGATCCCAGCTACAAGAAGTAAATGGTCAGATCCTGTAGAAGACCAACCTTCTCCAACCTGGTTACTCAATCATGACAAATACTACCCAGGGCTGAAGGAGTTGAAGCATATAAAACATGTAGTCAGCTTTTCATCCAAGACAAAGAATGCAGCAGCTGCTATCCATGAAAGTCTTTTCCCTCAAGCTGAGTTCCATCAACTGTCTCCTCCTGAACCAAATGGTGTGTTGTTTACTTTTGATGTCTGGAGTAAAGATGCATGTGGACTGGCTGGATATCACAGAGCTATAATCCAGGATTTCTGTTTAAGGAAAGGGAGAACAGGAGAACTACTAAAAGCATTCTCCACTGTGCTTGATGTAAAGCTTACTGAAGACCAGAAGAAAGATGCTGAGAAATGTGGTGTTACCTTGATTCCTGCACAAAAGGAGAAGATCGGTACCAAGAAAAAAGATTTCCAAATGTCGACTGGTTACTGA
- the LOC139127191 gene encoding uncharacterized protein, translated as MAAAVGTVANNYGAVGKKLPEWKICGISTKDSKQAQSLLNGKMQSSKVLPKLYPASSVPTLLRSIQQSHLCLPPSCYTDYSFEGLEAMAAGLPTTVQDDSHIATMVERHFKEHADHCIATDEVDNLAAKINKTLVHNIEAFQQAEKLKLDLTENEAVTESLAKFASVFKEEEAGTRNSDKQGIVVKSNAQDKVSGERT; from the exons ATGGCAGCTGCTGTTGGAACTGTAGCAAATAACTATGGGGCAGTTGGTAAGAAGCTGCCAGAATGGAAGATATGCGGCATTTCTACAAAGGATAGCAAGCAGGCACAAAGTCTTCTCAATGGCAAAATGCAAAGTAGTAAAGTCTTGCCAAAACTCTACCCAGCCTCTTCAGTTCCAACACTTTTAAGATCCATTCAACAGTCTCATCTTTGTCTTCCTCCATCATGCTACACTGactacagttttgaaggcttggAAGCAATGGCAGCTGGTCTACCAACAACAGTCCAGGATGATTCACACATTGCTACTATGGTTGAAAGACACTTCAAAGAACATGCAGATCATTGTATTGCTACAGATGAAGTAGATAATCTAGCTGCCAAGATCAACAAAACCCTGGTCCACAATATTGAAGCTTTCCAGCAAGCAGAGAAACTGAAGTTAGACTTAACTGAAAATGAAGCTGTGacagaaagtttggcaaaaTTTGCTTCTGTATTCAAAGAGGAAGAAGCTGGAACGCGAAATTCTGACAAGCAAG GAATTGTTGTAAAGTCAAATGCACAGGATAAAGTTAGTGGAGAAAGAACCTAA